A segment of the Frankineae bacterium MT45 genome:
CATCCACTTCGGGTGGGGCAGTGCGATGACGGCCGCCTCGGCCACCGACGGGTGAGCCATGATCTGGTTCTCCAGGTCGACCGAACTGATCCATTCGCCGCCGGACTTGACCAGATCCTTCGTGCGGTCGACGAGTCGCATGTAGCCGTACTCGGAGATCGCGGCGACGTCGCCGGTGCGCAGCCAGCCATCCGGGGAGAACTGCTCGCCGGGCTCGTCAGTGCGGTAATACTGACTGGCGACCCAGGCCCCGCGCACTTCGAGTTCGCCGGTGGCCTCGTCGTTCCACGGCTGTGGCTCGCGAGTCTCCTCGTCGACGATGCGCATCTCGAAGCCGGGGAGCGCGATGCCGGCGGTGGCCCGGATGTCGGCCTTCTGGTCGTCGGTGTAGTCGTCGAAGATGGAGCGCAGGCTCGAGACCGAGCCGACTGGTGACGTCTCGGTCATGCCCCAGCCCTGGGTGATCGGCAGGCCGATCGCCTCGCGCCACTGCTCAGAAAGAAACTTCGGGACGGCCGAGCCGCCGCAGAGCACCTCACGCAGGCTCGAAAGGTCGAAGTCCTTGAGCAGCGGGACCATGCCCATCCAGATGGTCGGGACGCCGGCCGACAGGGTGACCTTCTCCGACTCGATGAGGCTCAGGATTCCCTTCGGCGTCAGATCCGGCCCGGGCATGACGATGGAGGCGCCGGCCAGGACGGTGGAGTAGGCGTAGCCCCACGCGTTGGCGTGGAACATCGGCACGACAGGAAGCATGGTGTCGCGCTCGGTGAGTGCCAGCGTGGCGGCGTTCAGCGTCGCGTTGGCGTGCAGCCAGTTGGAGCGGTGGCTGTAGAGAACACCCTTTGGATTGCCGGTGGTCCCGGTCGTGTAGCAGAGGGCGGCCGCCTGACGCTCGTTCTGCACGCGGTCGGTGAGGTCGATCTCGTCAGCCCGGCTCACCGCGTCGGCGTAGCTGATGACCCGCGAGTCGTCCGGCAGTTCGTTGCCGCCGCCGTCGTCGAGAACGATGACGTGCTTCACCGTCTCGAAGCTGGCGAGGTACTTGCTGAAGAGCGGGAGCAGCGAGTTCTCGACGAAGATCGCCTCGTCCTCGGCGTGGTTTACCGAGTACGTGACGTGCTCCGGGAAGTACCGGATGTTGATGGTGTGCAGGATTCGCCCGGTGCAGGGAACCGCGTAATAGGCCTGAAGGTGCGACGCGCTGTTCCAGGCGAAGGTGCCGACTCGGGCATCGCTACTCAAGCCGAGCGACTCGAGAACGCCAGCCATCTTGCGAGTCGCCACAGCCCACTCGGCGAAGGTCGTGTGGTCGATTCCGGTCACGGTGCGGGTCGCGATGGTCTTCGCTCCGTAGTACTGCTCGCCGCGCTGGAAAATCGAGTTAATCGTCAGAGGTGCGTCTTGCATCAGTCCGTCCATCAGGGCAACCTACTCGGTGCCACGCGCAATATGGAAGGTCTGAGTGACGATGCTTTCAGAACTCACGAAGCCGTGGATGCCCTGCAGAAATTCCGCGACCGATGGATACCTCCGGCCATCGGCGTCGATGTCGTTGGCGCCCGGGACGTAGGCGGTCTCGAGGGCATGGCTGGCGTCGATGTCGTCATAGCGATGGGTGACGGTAACCGTGGTGACGTTGGGTCGATCCGGGTTCACCGCGCCGTCGAGCATCGGGACGATATCGCTGTCGTTCTCGATCGCCAGAACCCGGACATTTGCTGGTAGTTCGCCGACCGTTCCCGCGATCGGGGAGCCGGCCGTCACCACATGGCTTACCTGGAACTCGCCGCTGCGGCTGAGGTCGTGCGCTGTGTTGACCGCGACCATCCCGCCCTGGCTGTGCCCGACCAGCATGACGTCGTCGTCGGCCCGGATGCCGGCCTGCCGCATTGCTTCGATGACCCCTCGCTCATAGCTCGTGTCGGCGCCCTCGATGGCGAGCACGTTGGTGCCGAGATTGGCGACGTCGGGGTTCCCACTTGAGGGCGCCCAGTTGTCCGTCCCGGGGATGTCCACGATGACCCGCCGCGGCCCGGGTTCGTCGCTGGAGCGCCCGGCGTCGCTCGGCATGATGTGCACGTCTACGTCCCCGCCTGGGATCGGGCGCTCCAGTCCGCTGATGATCTGGGCCAGATTGCGAGGCGGCAGGTAGGGGGCGTCGGGCTCTGGTGCGCGCCGGGTGACCACGGGTTCGCCGTCGCTCAACAACTGGCTGGCGGTGAACTCGGCGCGCAGTGCGGCGATGAGCGGCATGCCGCCAAGGTTCTTGGCGACTGCGGCGACGAGGGAAGGGTCGGCCGTCAGGGTGCCCTGCAGATCAGCCAGCGCCCCGGGTACCGCGTCCAGCCGCCCGGAACGCAGGTCGCCCACCAGTTGATCAAGCGCGGCCGCGGCCGCCCCAACGCCCCTCGGCAGCGATCCCAGGGCATCCAGGTACGGCTCGCCCGTCTCGACCAGGTGATCGGCGGCCTGGTACGCCGCGGCGGCCGAGCGGATCTCGAGTTCGAGGGCGGCGAGTCGGGCGGCGCAGCTCAGCAGCCCGGCGGGCCCGTCCAGTGCGGCGGCGAGTTCGAATTCGAAGCGGGCGCCGCCAGCCGGGTCGAGGATGCTCGGGACGACCAATTCGGGTGCGAAGAGCACGTGGTGCAGCGACAAGGCGAGCCGGGCCGCCTCGACGCCGATCGCCGCCAGCGAGTCGGCTGCGGACCTGAGCGAGTCACAGTCGGCGGTGATGCCTCCACTGCCACCACGTACTGAGATCGACGGAGCGGCCGGCGTGGTCACGGCATTGCCCCGTCGATATCGCGGAGCACCGAGCGGGCCACCGGCGCGACGCTGCCCCTGATGGCGTCCCCGGCCGCGGCAGCGAGTCCCCCAGCCGCAGCGGCCGTGGCCTTGGCTGCAGCGGCGAGTTCGGCCTCACGGTGAGTCGCCGTATCGATGTGCCGGCGCAGGATCTCGGCGGCATCCAGGAGGCGCTCGGCGACCGCGGCCAGCAGCCGGGCCTCCCGATGGACCACGTCTTCATAGAGGCGGGCCGCCGTGGACTCCCACCGGGGCAACTGCGCCAGGCGTCGGAGGTCACCGGCCCGGGTCCGCAACACCGACGAGCTTTGTTGCAACTGCTGGCGGTAGCGCTGGAGTGCCGCGGCGTCGATGGGTTGCAGTGGTGTTCGCATGCCGTCCAGCCTCGTCGCCGGGGAGCGGCGCCATGGCCGCTCGGCGAGATCTGTGGATGGCCGATCAGCCTGTGGATAACTGCCGGCTCTGAGCTTGGGCTGGCGTCCGCGTGTTGAAGCGCCTATAAAGTGAATAACAATGGTGCAATTCGTTATGGTGTCCCTCGTCTGAGGGGCATCGGGCAGCCGCTAAGCTGTCTTGCAGTTGCATCAGCGGTGGCGTGAAGTTGACGCGCTCGGCAGCGCCGCAGTGAAGTCCGGAACGGTTCGAACGACAGTCAGGGGAGCAGGGACGCATGGAGTTCGCACAGGCTTCCTCCGCAGCGGGCGGCTCATCGAGCGCCACGGACGCTGCTGGCTGCAGTGAGCCGACGGCCGCTCCTGAAGGCATCTCGGCCTACCTGCCGGCCGGTGCCGCCGACGAGGTTGTTGGCGGACTGACTCGCCGTGATCGTGAGGTACTGGCCTTCGAACGGCAGTGGTGGCGCTACGCAGGCGCCAAGGAGCAGGCGATCCGCGAGCTCTTCGACATGTCGAGCACGCGGTACTACCAGGTTTTGAACACGCTCATCGACACGCCCGCCGCGCTCGCCGCTGACCCGCTGCTGGTCAAGCGACTGCGCCGGCTCCGGGCCAGTCGTCAGCGCCAGCGTTCGGCTCGTCGACTGGGTATTGACGTATAAACTGGAGCTATATGTCGCACATAGCTCCTGAACGTCCGGCCAAGCGTCGGTTCGACCGCATCGCAGGCTCTCTCCTGGCTCTCATCGGTGTCGCTGCCGCCGCAGTGGCGATCGTTGCCCTGCACCACCCCAACGGACGGTCGGTCGCCGTCGCCAAAGAGAGCATCGTCACCGATTCCGCCGGCAATGAGGTCGCAACCGACACGGTTTCGGCGACGACGACCTCGCGAGCCGCGCCCACATCCGCCGCTCAGAGCTCCTCGAGTCCGGCCACGTCGGACAGCGCCTCAGCCTCGAGCGGAACGACGACTCTCACCAATTCGAAGTCGATCCCGCTCATCGTGCTCAATAACACGACGCAGACCGACCTGGCCCAGACGGCCCGCAGCCAGTTCGTCGCCGGCGGCTGGACGGTGAGCTCCGTGGGGAACCTCACCAACAACATCGCCTCCACCGTCGTGTACTACGACCCCAGCGATCCGGCCAACGAAGCCGCGGCGAAGGCGCTGCAGGCCCAATTCCCCGTGATCAAAAGGGTGAAGGAGAAGTTCGACGGGCTCCCCAGCGGGCCATTGATCGTCGTTCTCACGCCCGACTACACCTCCTGAGCCACGCCGTTCGGCCCAAGGCGGGTCGGCAACGGCGGCTTCGCAGCACTTCGGCCGGAAACTCGGGTAGCTGAATGTGTCAGAATGGGTGCAGAACGAACCACAACTTCATACCGCTCATCCAGAGGGGCAGAGGGAAACGGCCCGATGAAGCCCCGGCAACCACTGTGATGGACATGTCTCGTCAAACCTGATTTTCCGCGCTCGTCAGCAGCGCATGGTCGAGCCCGCCATCGCAGAGAGGTGCCACTTCCGTCCTCGGCGCACAGTGACCGGGGGAAGATGAGGAGAAAGGGCTCCCAAGCAATGACCGCACTACTCTCTCGCGCCGCCTCGCCGGCCTCCGGCCTGATCTGTCGCAACTGCGGCGCAAGTTACCCGCTCGGTGCGCAGCACGCCTGCTTCGAGTGTTTCGGCCCCCTCGAGATCGGCTACGACGCCGAGGCGCTGGCCCGGGTTACCCGGGAAGAGATCGAGGCCGGACCACACTCCATCTGGCGCTACGCCGGCCTGCTGCCGGTCGGGCAGAACGAAGAGACCCGCGTCGAGTCCAACACCGGCATGACCCCGCTCATCCGGGCCGACAACCTCGGCGCCGCCCTCGGCTTCACCGCCCCGCTCTGGGTCAAGGACGATTCGGCCAACCCCACCCACTCCTTCAAGGACCGTGTCGTCTCGGTGGCCATGACGGCGGCCCGCGAGCTCGGATTCACCCGCATCGCCTGCGCCTCCACCGGCAATCTGGCCAACTCGGTCGCCGCCCACGCGGCCCGGATCGGCATGGACTCCATCGTCTTCATCCCCTCGGACCTCGAGCCGGCCAAGATCGTCCAGTCCTCCATCTACGGCACCACCCTGGTCGGTATCCAGGGCTCCTACGACGACGTGAATCGGCTCTGCTCGGAGCTGTCGGAGACCGACGAGTTCGAGGCCACCGGATTCGTGAACGTCAACGTCCGCCCGTACTACGCCGAAGGCTCCAAGACCCTTGGCTTCGAGGTCGCCGAGCAACTCGGCTGGCGTATCCCGCCGCAGATCGTGGCGCCGATGGCCTCCGGCTCGCTGCTGACCAAGGTCAACAAGGCGTTCAAGGAGCTGGTCGCGGCCGGGCTCGTCGACGCCAGCACCTGGAAGGTCTTCGGCGCCCAGTCGGCCGGCTGCTCGCCGATCGCCACGGCCTTCGCCGAAGGCAAGGACGTCATCACCCCGGTGAAGCCGACCGGGATCGCCAAGTCGCTGAACATCGGCAACCCGGCCGACGGGCCGTACGCGCTCGACGTGGTGCGCACCACCGGTGGCGCGATGGCCTCGGTCGACGACGATGAGATCCGGGCCGGGATCCGGCTGCTGGCCTCGACCACCGGCGTCTTCGCCGAGACCGCCGGCGGCGTCACCGTCGCTGTGCTGAAGAAGCTCGTCGAGTCCGGGCAGCTCGACCCGTCCGTCGAGACGGTCATCTACAACACCGGTGACGGGCTCAAGACGATCGACGCCGTCGCCGACGGCGCCGGCCCGACCGCTGTCATCCCACCGACGCTGAAGGGCATGCGCGAAGCCGGCCTGATGTAGCGGCAGAACGCGACTGCCCGGCCCGGATCGCCACCTCACCATTCGAGACGTCTCCGTCAGTCAGGCGGAGACTTCTGCGTCATTCAGGCGGAGGGGGCGGACCCGAGCCAGGCAGCGCCGTTACATCGCCGCTTGTCCGGCGGCGACGTCCGCGTCGCGGACCGGAAGCAGTGCCGCGCTGTGGGGCACGTGGACCAGAACGATCTTGTTGTGCAACTGCCGCACCGCGAAGTAGATCCCGCCGACCGCCAGCGTGATACCGACGAAGAGCAGGCCACTCCACTTCAGCCACCAGGTGTCGCCGGAGAGGTCGTAGATGACCGCGCGCGGCCAGAGCAGGTTCACGATCATGATGGCCTGGAAGATGACGGCGGCCACGTTGACCGGGATGCCCCACTTCCCCAGCGAGAACAACGGCTTGCCGTCCTCATCGACCCCGGCCGGGAATCGGTCGGTGTTGGCGCGGCGGATCCGCACGATGAGAAGCGGGATCGTCACCCCGAAGTACGCGACGTACAGCATGCCGATGCAGAGGCTGGCGAGCGCCGTGAAGATCGTCGTGGAGTCGATGTTGACCAGCAGCGCGATGGCGGCACCGAGGCCGACGACGATGGAGGTGATGATCGGGGTTCCCGTGCGGGGCGAGACCTTGGCCAGGGCGCGGTGGCCCGGGAAGGCCTTCTCGCGTGACATCGAGTACATCATCCGGGCGCCCGACGTCTGGCAGGCGAGCGTGCAGGCGAAGACGGCCACGGCGACGCAGCAGAGCAGCAGGCGGCCGACCACGTTGCCGAGCCGGTCGGAGACGACCCAGGCCAGCCCGCCGCTGGCGAGGTTTCCGTCGGTGAGGCTGGAGGCGGCCATCAAGCCCCCGAGGATCAGCAACAATCCGCCGGCACCGGAGGTGGTGAGTGCGCGGATGATCGTCTTCGGTGTGGTCTTGCGCGGGGTGTACGTCTCCTCAGAGAGCTCTCCGGCGGAGTCGAACCCGACCATGACGTAGGCGGCCATCAGTGACGAGGCGAGCCAGGCAAAGAAATAGTTGCTGATGCCGGTCGCCTTCGGATCCCAGCCGGTGTTGTGCATGACGACGGACGGGCCGCGCTTGGAGAGGCAGAAGAGCAGCACGATCAGAGTGATGACGGCGACGATCTCGACCGCGACGCCGACACTGGTCGCCGCCGCCATCTGCCGGATCCCGAGCACGTTCACGATCGTGGTGATGACGAGCAGGGCGACGCCGAGCACGACGGCGTTCTGGGCGCCGGTGCGGGAGAGGATCGAGGGGTCGGCATCATGGCCGCCGACGATCTGGAACCCGGACCAGATCGACGGGAGAACGGCCTGGATGGCGATCGCCGCGACGGCGGTGGTGAGGATCTGGCCGATGATCATGATCCATCCGGTGAACCAGCCCCAGATCGTGCCGGCGAGGCGACTCGACCACTGAAAGATCGCGCCCGAGACGGGCCACCGTCCGGCCAGTTCTGAGAAGAGCAGCGCCACACAGAGTTGGCCGGCGAAGACGACGGGCCACGTCCAGAAGAACGAAGCCCCGCCGAGGAAGAAACCAAGGCCGAACAACTGGAACACGGTCGTGAGGATCGACACGAACGAGAACCCGGCGGCGAACGAGGCGAACACCCCGACGCCGCGATGTAACTCCTGCTCGTAGCCGAGCTCGGTCTTGGCGTCGGTCGTTACTGCAGTCACGGAGACCTCCAAATACTTGGACGAATCTCCCGGGCTTTTCTCCCGCCGTGGAACGACCGACCGGCGGGCGCCGACGATCGCCTGTGTCTCTCGGACCAGACCCCGCGTCGCTGTCGCCAGTCGCCATGCCACGCGTACGGAACCCTAGACACGCCTCGCTGTGCGAGTCGTGATTTAGCGAACACTCTGACTGTTTCGGCGAACACCAGCGCAGGTGAACAGCATGTTTCATCGCGCGTCCATGCTGGACAGGGGACGGGCCGACCAGAAGAATCCACCGCAGGAGCCGGTCAACAGCTCCCCGGACGAGGCGCGTCGTACCCGGCTTGCGACAAGACGATGCGGACAGGAGCAAGCCGTGACTGAACGCGCACCCAACTCATTCGAGGGAGTCAACGACGAGGGGTACTGGGCCCAACAAGCCGAGGGACGCCTGCCCGACCGTCGGCACCTGGAGGAGATCGAGCGCGGTCTGACCTTCGGGCTCGAGGCCGCCCCGACCATCGTCGACCGGCGCATCTCCACCTTCGTCCGTGGAGAACTGCCGCATTTTGCTGGGGAAACCGGCACGTTCCTCAAGTCGCCGTTCATGGAGGACGTACACGATGTCGGTGATGCCGAGGTCGCCTTCTTCGGCGTGCCGCTGGACTCAGGGGCCACCTATCGGCCGGGTACCCGATTCGGCCCGCAGGGGATCCGGCGGGCCACCAACCTCTTCGGCACCTACTCCTACGAGCAGGGGGTGGATCTGCGCGAGCAGGTGAACATGGTCGACCTCGGCGATGTCTTCACGATCCCGGGGAACCTGGAGAAGTCTTTCGACCAGATCAGCCAGGCCATGGCCCATGTCGCGCAGTCGGGCGCGATGCCGGTGGTACTCGGCGGCGACCACTCGATCGGCTTCCCGACCATCCGCGGTCTGGCCCCGCACCTGGACGGAAACATCGGAATCATCCACTTCGATCGGCACGTCGACACCCAGGAGACGGATCTCGACGAGCGCATGCACACCACTCCGTGGTTCCACGCGACGAATATCAAGAACGCGCCGGCAACGAACCTGGTCCAGGTCGGCATCGGAGGATGGCAGGCGCCGCGTCCGGGCGTGCAGGTAGGTCGCGAGCGCGGCACGACCGTCATCACCGTCGGCGACGTCGAGCGGACCGGCTGGGAGAAGGTCGTCGAGACGGCCCTCGAGGTCGCGTGGAAGGGCGCGAAGGCCGTGTACCTCTCGTTCGACATCGACGTCTTCGACGCCGGTTTCGTCCCCGGGACCGGATGGCCGGAGCCGGGTGGCCTGCTGCCGCGGGAGGGCCTGAACATGGTCCGCGCCATCGCGCGGGAGGGCCTGGCCGGCATCGAGGTGGTCGAATGCTCGCCGCCGTACGACACGTCCGAGCAGACGGCCCTGCTCTCGGCCCGGGTCATCATGGACTCGCTGGCCAGCATGGTGCAGGCCGGCAAGATCGGGACCAAGGCGGCACAGTTGGATCGGCGAGCCTGGGGACCGTGACGACTCACTAGCCTGCGGTAGCGGTGCGGCTGGTCGTCGGGTCACGACCCGGCGACCAGTTCCCGCCCCACCTCAGCACGAAACACGTGGCGAGCATGATGGTTTGGTGCACATCGCCGTCGGTTTGGTCGCCCTCGTGGTCGTCGTCGCCAGCGTCGCCGGCCTGGCCGAGCGGTTCGGTGCCTCGCCACCGCTCGCCCTGGTCGTGGTCGGCGTCATCGGATCCTTCGTACCCGGCGTCCCGGACCTGAAGATCAACCCCGAGGTCATCCTCACCGGGCTGCTACCCCCGCTGCTCTACGCCTCGGCCATCCGGATGTCCTTCGTCGACATCAAACGCAATCGCCGCCCGATCCTGCTGCTGTCGGTCGGGTTGGTGGCCGTGAGCACGGTCGTGGTCGGGGTCGTCACCTGGTGGCTGATCCCGGCGATCTCGGTCGCCGCCGCGTTCGCCCTCGGCGCTGTGGTTGCGCCCCCGGACGCGGTGGCCGCCAGCGCCGTGGGGCGGCGCGTCGGCATGCCGCGTCGCACCGTCTCGATCCTGGAGGGCGAGAGCCTCTTCAACGACGCCACCTCCCTGGTCGCCCTCGACACCGCGATCGCCGCAATCACCAGGAACATCACCGTCGGCGAGGTGGCTGCCCGCTTCCTGCTCGCGGCCGTGGGTGGCATCGTCATCGGCATCGCGGTGGCGATGCTGCTCAGCTTCATCCGCAAGCACATCGATCAGCCCGTGCTCGACACGACGCTCTCCTTCGTCGCCCCCTACGTCGCCTTCCTGCCGGCCCAAGCGGTGCACTCTTCGGGCGTGGTCGCCGTCGTGATCACCGGCCTGCTGCTCAGCCATACCGCGCCCCGCATCCAATCGGCGACCTCGCGCATCTCCGAGAGCCTGAACTGGCGCACCATCCAGTTCCTGCTGGAGAACCTGGTCTTCCTGCTCATCGGACTGCAGTTGCAGGACATGCTTCGCGGGGTCCACGACTCCGGTGACTCCTTCGCGCAGGTGGCGACGACCTGCATCACGGTGCTGCTGACCTGCATGCTGGTGCGAGCCGTCTGGGTCTATGCCGCCTGCGGCGCCTACAAGATCGGGACGCCGAAGATGCGGGCCGCCGCCTGGAGTTGGTCGACGGCGGCCGTCATCTCCTGGTGCGGGATGCGAGGCGTGGTGACCCTGGCCGCGGTCTTCCTGCTCCCCGACAGCATCCCGCAGCTGCCGTTGCTGAAACTCGCCGCCTTCACCGTCGTCGCCGGCACGCTGCTGATCCAGGGCCTGACTCTCCCGATGCTGGTCCGCCGTCTCGGTCTGCGGGGGCCCGATGCCGCCGAGGACGCGCTGCAGGCCGCCTCGCTGGTCTCCGAAGCGACCCGGGCCGGCCTGGAGCGCCTGGAGGAGGTGCGGGAGCCGTCCGACCCGGAGGAGGTCATCGAACAGCTCCGGGCCCGGGCCACCAGCCGCAGCAACCAGGCCTGGGAGCGGCTCGGGCGTAGCGAGTCCGAACTCGAGCCACCGTCGGTGACGTATCGGCGGTTGCGGGTGCAGATGCTGGACGCCGAGCGGGAGACGATTCTCGACGCCCGCGACGCCGGCACGCTCGACTATCCGGTGCTGCAGGCGGCCATGTCGGCCGTCGACGTCGAGGAGTCGCTGCTGGACCGGCTGGAGAGCGCGGATTCGCGGCTGGAGAACGACCTGGTTCCCCGCCCATCCGTCGACGGCGAGTGTGAGCACCTACGCGACGTGCCGCGTACGGCCGTGCCGAAGACGCCGGGCGCCTGCGCCGAGTGCCTGGAGGAGGGCACCGCCTGGGTGCATCTGCGAATGTGCCTGAGCTGCGGCCACGTCGGCTGCTGCGACTCCTCGGTGGGGCTGCACGCCGAGGGGCACTTCCGCCAGACCGGGCATCCGGTGATGCGCAGCGTCGAGCCGGGGGAGGCCTGGCGCTGGTGCTACGTCGACGAGCGGCTGGGCTGAGTTGGTGCCGATAGCAGTCGACAGCCGACTCGCGGCAGCCAGCGTCGGACACGCCGCGCCAGCAGCGACGAAGGCCAATTCCCCTTCGATATCGTGAAGGCATGGAGCAGCCTGCGGTCGACGACAAGGACTGGACCTGGGTCCTCGACGAGCCCTGTCCGGAGTGCGGCTTCGACGCCGCGCAGGTCAGCGGCCGGGACGTCCCGGCGATCGTCGACGACGCCCGACACCGCTTCACCGTCGCCCTGACCCGGCCGGACGCCAAGCAGCGCCCGGAGCCGCGCACCTGGTCGACCCTGGAGTACGCCTGCCACGTACGGGACGTGAACCGCATCATGACCGAACGCGTTGAGCTGATGCTCAACAATGACGACCCCCAGTTCCCGAACTGGGATCAGGATGAGACGGCGCTGACCGACCGCTACGCCGAACAGATCCCATCGCAGGTCGCGGCTGAGCTGCAGGTGCAGTTCAGTGACGCCTCCCGGGTCTTCGGTGCGGTGCAGCAGGATCAATGGGAGCGTCCGGGACGCCGCTCGAACGGCTCCGCCTTCACAGTGGATTCACTCGGCCGTTATTTCGCGCATGACCTCGTGCATCACCTGCACGACATCAGCGCCTGATCTGCCCCGATTGGCGGCAATTTCCTCACACCGGCGCGGCTGCTGGTGACCTAAGCGCTACCCCCGGTTAAACAGGCTGAATGGGATCTTATTTAGACGAAGTTCCCTAATGGCGTTTTCGCTACTCGCCAGTAGACTTCCCCGATACTCGGAAGATTTCGGTCTCGGTAGCCATAGGGGGTGCGCACCGTTCGATGATCACTGCCCTGATTCGGCGAACGGTGTCACATGGGCGCGTAATTGTGTTCGGCGCGATCCTCTTCGGGTTGCTCGCCGCGGCGGTCGGTTCGACGACGCTGGGCAAGATGACCAACGACAGCGATTCGCCGACCGCCGAGAGCGTCCTCACCGCCGAGCGTCTCACCAAAGCCGCCGGTATGAGCGCCGATCTGGACATCGTCGCCATCGTCAGTCCGACCGGCGGCATCAAGAGCACGCAGGGGCGATACCGGGTCAGCGAGGTGGCGCTGAAGTTCTTCAGCGACGAGGGCGTGGCCAACGTCCAGAGTTTCCTCAACAGCGACAGCCCGGCACTGATCTCCAAAGACGGCAAGTCGGCGATCGTCAGCGTGCAGTTCAAGAGCGGCGTCGACCGCAACGCCCTGGCCAAGAGCATCTCCGAGCAGTTCAAAGACCAGCCCGACGTCGCCCTCGGCGGGGTCAGCGTCACCGGTGTGGAGATCGGTGATCGGGTCGCCGGTGACCTGAGCAAGGCAGAACTCTTCGCGCTCCCCATCCTCTTCCTGCTCGCGCTCTGGATCTTCCGGGGCGTGGTCGCGGCCACAGTGACCATCGGGATCGGCATCCTGGCGATCGTCACCACCCTGATGGTGCTCCGCGGCGTCGTTGAGATCACCAGCATCTCCAGCTACGTGCTGAACCTGGTCACCGGCCTGGGGCTGGGGTTGGCGATCGATTACTGCCTCTTCATCATGTCCCGGTATCGGGAGGAGACTGTCCTCTACGGCTAC
Coding sequences within it:
- a CDS encoding sodium/proton antiporter, CPA1 family translates to MHIAVGLVALVVVVASVAGLAERFGASPPLALVVVGVIGSFVPGVPDLKINPEVILTGLLPPLLYASAIRMSFVDIKRNRRPILLLSVGLVAVSTVVVGVVTWWLIPAISVAAAFALGAVVAPPDAVAASAVGRRVGMPRRTVSILEGESLFNDATSLVALDTAIAAITRNITVGEVAARFLLAAVGGIVIGIAVAMLLSFIRKHIDQPVLDTTLSFVAPYVAFLPAQAVHSSGVVAVVITGLLLSHTAPRIQSATSRISESLNWRTIQFLLENLVFLLIGLQLQDMLRGVHDSGDSFAQVATTCITVLLTCMLVRAVWVYAACGAYKIGTPKMRAAAWSWSTAAVISWCGMRGVVTLAAVFLLPDSIPQLPLLKLAAFTVVAGTLLIQGLTLPMLVRRLGLRGPDAAEDALQAASLVSEATRAGLERLEEVREPSDPEEVIEQLRARATSRSNQAWERLGRSESELEPPSVTYRRLRVQMLDAERETILDARDAGTLDYPVLQAAMSAVDVEESLLDRLESADSRLENDLVPRPSVDGECEHLRDVPRTAVPKTPGACAECLEEGTAWVHLRMCLSCGHVGCCDSSVGLHAEGHFRQTGHPVMRSVEPGEAWRWCYVDERLG
- a CDS encoding DinB superfamily protein: MEQPAVDDKDWTWVLDEPCPECGFDAAQVSGRDVPAIVDDARHRFTVALTRPDAKQRPEPRTWSTLEYACHVRDVNRIMTERVELMLNNDDPQFPNWDQDETALTDRYAEQIPSQVAAELQVQFSDASRVFGAVQQDQWERPGRRSNGSAFTVDSLGRYFAHDLVHHLHDISA